One genomic segment of Francisella persica ATCC VR-331 includes these proteins:
- the cls gene encoding cardiolipin synthase gives MEKFLSSLIYILEANTILFVCQIFTIFIVLKLIVDKRSASNILAWILAILFIPYIAIPFFFIFQRKDKRSFWQKEAMNISQPSLDSFCLDKSENCKNLPNEIINVFANMELNTLTSKNSFEMYCDGVKSFQAFMQAIKSAEQNIYIQTYVFKNDTTSKLVINALEKKAAEGVEIKIMIDSLGSFYVYRHNRKIFKKLRNLGAKVVFFMPVISNPLRNYINYRNHRKIYIFDNHTVFSGGMNIGDEYMSPIEHEGMWDDLLFKIQGESLIYFLKIFCSDWHFATNQEIEFNMENAITTQEGFVQVIPSGPDLKEDQLYSGLITAINSAKQKLWIITPYLIPSTELYHSIVLAKKKGIEVKIITPKNSNHKLVDRARASYIRDFLEANIDIHFTKNMIHAKAVLIDDNIAMIGSVNLDIRSLFLNYEIATFLYSKNDIVKMYQWADKILEDSTQSTQHMSTSRGSLIAESILKILTPLM, from the coding sequence ATGGAAAAATTCTTATCAAGTTTAATATATATATTAGAAGCTAATACGATTTTATTTGTTTGTCAGATTTTTACTATTTTTATCGTATTAAAACTAATTGTTGATAAAAGATCAGCATCAAATATCCTTGCATGGATTTTAGCAATATTGTTTATCCCGTACATTGCCATTCCATTTTTCTTTATATTTCAACGTAAAGATAAGCGTAGCTTTTGGCAAAAAGAAGCTATGAATATTAGTCAACCATCACTAGATTCATTCTGCTTAGATAAAAGTGAAAATTGTAAAAATCTACCTAATGAAATTATTAATGTTTTTGCTAATATGGAATTAAATACTCTTACAAGTAAAAACTCTTTTGAAATGTATTGTGATGGTGTTAAATCATTTCAAGCTTTTATGCAAGCTATTAAGTCTGCAGAACAAAATATTTATATCCAAACATATGTATTTAAAAATGATACTACCTCTAAGCTAGTAATAAATGCTTTAGAAAAAAAAGCTGCTGAAGGTGTTGAAATTAAGATTATGATTGATTCTCTAGGTTCATTTTATGTATATCGTCATAATAGAAAAATATTCAAAAAATTACGTAATTTAGGTGCTAAAGTAGTATTTTTTATGCCGGTGATATCTAATCCTTTGCGTAATTATATTAATTATAGGAACCATAGGAAAATATATATTTTTGATAATCATACGGTATTTAGCGGTGGTATGAATATTGGTGATGAATATATGTCACCTATCGAACATGAAGGAATGTGGGATGACTTACTATTTAAAATTCAAGGGGAATCGTTAATATATTTTTTAAAGATTTTTTGTTCTGATTGGCACTTTGCGACAAATCAAGAAATTGAATTTAATATGGAGAATGCCATAACAACACAAGAAGGTTTTGTGCAAGTAATTCCTTCTGGACCAGATCTAAAAGAAGACCAACTATATTCTGGGTTAATCACTGCAATTAATTCAGCTAAACAAAAATTATGGATTATAACTCCATATCTAATACCTTCAACAGAATTATATCATTCAATAGTTCTAGCTAAGAAAAAAGGTATTGAGGTAAAAATTATCACACCCAAAAACTCCAATCATAAGTTAGTTGATAGAGCTAGAGCGAGTTATATAAGAGATTTTTTAGAAGCTAATATTGATATTCATTTCACTAAAAACATGATACATGCCAAAGCTGTATTAATTGACGATAATATAGCAATGATAGGCTCAGTAAATTTAGATATTCGTAGCCTATTTTTAAATTATGAAATTGCTACATTTTTGTATAGCAAAAATGATATTGTAAAAATGTATCAATGGGCAGATAAAATCCTAGAGGACTCAACTCAAAGTACCCAACACATGAGCACAAGTCGTGGTAGTCTGATTGCAGAAAGTATACTTAAAATACTTACTCCTTTAATGTAG
- the dcd gene encoding dCTP deaminase: MTIKSDKWIKKMSQEHNMIEPFEAGQVKIINNQKIVSYGTSSYGYDVRCADEFKIFTNINSSIVDPKDFNDKNFVDFKGDVCIIPSNSFALARTVEKFKIPRDTLVVCLGKSTYARCGIIVNVTPLEPEWEGYVTLEFSNTTPLPAKIYANEGVAQMLFFQSDEKCETSYADKGGKYQGQVGVTLPKC; the protein is encoded by the coding sequence GTGACAATAAAATCAGATAAATGGATAAAAAAAATGTCTCAAGAGCATAACATGATAGAGCCTTTTGAGGCAGGTCAAGTAAAAATTATCAATAACCAAAAAATAGTTTCCTATGGAACTTCAAGCTATGGTTATGACGTGCGCTGTGCAGATGAGTTTAAAATATTTACAAATATAAACTCTTCAATAGTTGATCCTAAAGATTTTAATGATAAAAATTTTGTCGATTTCAAAGGTGATGTTTGTATAATTCCCTCAAACTCTTTTGCTTTAGCGCGTACAGTTGAGAAGTTTAAAATCCCAAGAGATACTTTAGTAGTCTGTTTAGGTAAATCTACTTATGCAAGATGTGGGATCATAGTAAATGTGACTCCTCTTGAACCAGAATGGGAAGGTTATGTGACATTAGAGTTTTCAAATACTACACCATTACCAGCTAAAATCTATGCAAATGAAGGTGTGGCTCAAATGTTATTCTTCCAATCTGATGAAAAGTGTGAAACTTCTTATGCTGACAAAGGCGGTAAATACCAAGGTCAAGTTGGTGTTACCTTACCTAAGTGCTAA
- the pheT gene encoding phenylalanine--tRNA ligase subunit beta, translating into MKFSHKWLNEYLSDTQNSQDLADTLTLAGLEVEAIEPAVAEKVSGVVVGQIKTIAKHPNADKLNVCSVDAGEDKLLTIVCGASNIYEGMKAPVAKIGAVLPGNFKIKKSKLRGQESFGMLCSKEELGLANKADGLMDLPADAPVGTDINKYLNLDDNIIVVDLTPNRADCLSVYGIAREVSALIKTELRDLEIVEPKVVIDDIKQVNIIATDGCQSYYGCIIKNVNNKVQTPLWMVEKLRRSGIDSISFFVDVTNYVMLLTGQPMHAFDLDKLDGSINIRYAKDNEKLTLLDQTQVKLSSDTLVIADDKKALAIAGVMGGLDSSISADTTNIFLESAFFVPEKIAGKARRYNLHTDSSHRFERGVNPQLAKNAIKIAIQLITQIAAGDVAPIHGAEDLERLNKENKINLSIKKLNRVLGTDFSLECVTEILQALHIDVTETFDSNYIEVSPPAYRFDMEIPEDLIEEVARIYGYSKLPETMPKYAVAKTDISETFQSLATINARLIDRGYHETINYSFIDPKYDEFFFADRGIAIKNPISQDLSIMRQSLIPGLISTFKANASRQQNRIRIFENGACFKLQDNQRIQVDRIAGLVYGELLNINWSNCKKVDFFDVKADVEALCNDVTNLSFEVCDDINWLHPGQSAYILANGNMIGVIGVIHPRVLKTFQIKAKAPIVFELDLAILTKKQIPSFEKISKYPSVIRDISFLVDRFVFAGDIIKAIKDLDINILKDVNIFDVYENHYDQRKSIALSILFQDNLQTLDDKVIIESTDKILEALKSKFNIEQRS; encoded by the coding sequence AGCATCCTAATGCAGATAAATTAAATGTTTGTAGTGTTGATGCTGGTGAAGATAAGTTGCTAACGATAGTTTGTGGTGCTAGCAATATTTATGAAGGTATGAAAGCTCCTGTTGCAAAAATCGGAGCAGTATTACCAGGTAATTTTAAAATCAAAAAATCTAAACTGCGTGGTCAAGAATCTTTTGGGATGCTGTGTTCGAAAGAGGAACTTGGTTTAGCTAACAAAGCTGATGGTCTTATGGATTTACCAGCAGATGCTCCAGTAGGCACAGATATTAATAAATATTTAAACTTAGATGATAATATTATAGTAGTTGATCTAACACCAAATAGAGCAGATTGTCTCAGTGTATATGGTATCGCTCGTGAAGTATCAGCTCTAATAAAAACTGAACTTAGAGATTTAGAAATAGTAGAACCTAAAGTAGTAATAGATGATATTAAACAAGTTAATATAATTGCTACAGATGGATGTCAGTCATACTATGGCTGTATCATAAAAAATGTTAATAACAAAGTCCAAACACCTTTATGGATGGTTGAAAAACTAAGAAGAAGTGGCATTGATAGTATATCTTTTTTTGTTGATGTAACAAATTATGTAATGCTACTTACTGGTCAACCAATGCATGCTTTTGACCTTGATAAACTAGATGGTAGTATTAATATTCGTTATGCAAAAGATAATGAAAAACTAACACTACTAGATCAAACACAAGTTAAATTAAGCTCTGATACTTTAGTAATAGCAGATGATAAAAAAGCTCTAGCAATAGCTGGTGTTATGGGTGGTTTAGATTCATCAATATCTGCTGATACTACTAATATTTTCTTAGAAAGTGCGTTTTTTGTTCCTGAAAAGATTGCTGGTAAAGCACGTAGATATAATCTCCATACTGATTCTTCTCATCGTTTTGAGCGAGGAGTTAATCCACAATTAGCTAAAAATGCTATAAAAATAGCTATTCAACTAATAACACAAATAGCAGCTGGTGATGTTGCGCCAATTCATGGAGCTGAGGATTTAGAGAGATTAAATAAAGAAAACAAAATAAATCTTTCTATTAAGAAGCTAAATCGTGTATTAGGCACAGATTTCAGTTTGGAGTGTGTTACTGAAATACTACAAGCATTACATATAGATGTTACAGAGACTTTTGATAGTAATTATATAGAAGTATCACCACCAGCGTATCGCTTTGATATGGAAATACCAGAAGATTTAATCGAAGAGGTAGCACGTATTTATGGTTATTCAAAGCTTCCAGAAACTATGCCTAAATATGCAGTGGCTAAAACTGATATATCTGAAACATTCCAGTCTTTAGCTACGATAAATGCGCGTTTGATAGATAGAGGCTATCATGAGACTATTAACTATAGTTTTATAGATCCAAAATATGACGAGTTTTTCTTTGCTGATAGAGGTATTGCAATTAAAAATCCTATTTCACAAGATTTATCTATAATGAGACAATCTTTGATACCTGGTTTGATTAGTACTTTTAAGGCAAATGCTTCGCGCCAGCAAAATCGAATTAGAATATTTGAGAACGGTGCTTGTTTTAAACTACAAGATAACCAGAGAATCCAAGTTGATAGAATTGCAGGTTTAGTTTACGGTGAGCTTTTAAATATTAACTGGTCTAACTGTAAAAAAGTAGACTTTTTTGATGTTAAAGCAGATGTTGAAGCATTATGTAATGATGTTACAAACCTAAGCTTTGAAGTTTGTGATGATATCAATTGGCTTCATCCAGGTCAATCTGCTTATATCTTAGCTAATGGTAATATGATTGGAGTAATTGGAGTGATTCATCCACGTGTACTAAAAACTTTCCAAATTAAGGCTAAAGCACCAATAGTTTTTGAATTGGATTTAGCTATTTTAACAAAAAAACAAATACCAAGTTTTGAGAAAATATCTAAATATCCATCAGTAATAAGGGACATCTCATTTTTGGTTGATAGGTTTGTCTTTGCTGGAGATATTATCAAAGCTATAAAAGATTTAGATATAAATATCTTAAAAGATGTCAATATCTTCGATGTCTATGAAAACCATTATGATCAAAGAAAGAGTATAGCGTTAAGCATACTTTTTCAAGATAACTTACAAACTTTAGATGATAAGGTTATTATTGAAAGTACAGATAAAATCCTAGAGGCACTGAAATCTAAATTTAATATTGAGCAAAGATCTTAA
- a CDS encoding Mrp/NBP35 family ATP-binding protein gives MIRIENVIKRKVQQGQKLLPNIKNIILVASGKGGVGKSTVTANLAVCFAKMGAKVGILDADIYGPSQPTLLNLKQNPQTTDKKKIIPLERYRVKMISIGNLIDPESAVIWRGPIVSRALMQLLNDTDWGDIDYLFLDLPPGTGDIQLTISKNMPVTGAVIVTTPQDLSLIDARRAVAMFQKVDIKTLGVIENMSYYICPKCGNSEHIFGDDGAHLLCGKNNIEFLGNLPLHKDIRENADNGKPYVSLDKDDIINISYMTVAENTLNEIEKLPKASNLDSIGIKLEN, from the coding sequence ATGATAAGAATTGAAAATGTTATCAAAAGGAAAGTTCAACAGGGACAAAAACTTTTACCTAATATCAAAAATATTATCTTAGTAGCCTCCGGAAAAGGTGGAGTAGGTAAGTCTACTGTCACAGCAAATTTAGCAGTTTGCTTTGCAAAAATGGGCGCAAAAGTTGGGATTTTAGATGCAGATATTTATGGCCCAAGCCAGCCGACTTTACTAAATCTTAAGCAAAATCCACAAACTACTGATAAGAAAAAAATTATTCCGTTAGAACGTTACAGGGTAAAGATGATTTCTATCGGTAATTTGATAGACCCAGAATCAGCAGTAATTTGGCGTGGTCCCATAGTATCTCGAGCTCTAATGCAACTTTTAAATGATACAGATTGGGGTGATATAGATTATTTATTTTTAGATTTACCTCCTGGAACTGGTGATATCCAGTTAACTATATCAAAAAATATGCCAGTTACTGGTGCAGTGATTGTTACAACTCCCCAAGATTTATCATTAATTGATGCAAGAAGGGCTGTAGCAATGTTTCAAAAAGTTGATATCAAAACTTTAGGTGTAATAGAAAATATGAGTTATTATATTTGCCCTAAATGTGGTAACAGTGAACATATTTTCGGTGATGATGGCGCTCATCTTTTATGTGGCAAAAATAATATTGAGTTTTTAGGCAATTTACCGCTGCATAAAGATATTCGTGAGAATGCTGATAATGGTAAACCTTATGTAAGTTTAGACAAGGATGATATTATCAATATAAGTTATATGACTGTAGCTGAAAATACCTTAAATGAAATTGAGAAATTACCTAAAGCAAGTAATTTAGATTCTATTGGTATTAAATTAGAAAATTAA
- a CDS encoding LPS-assembly lipoprotein LptE: MRIKYFHIIFLFIATIILVNCSFHARGVLADGNAGNFDSLVGTKFYIQSNGYYSLTNELRHNLIAYKAIVIKNEELADYIINIQQVNKSSQLTSIVGGASNNTYQLIYTITYNLVRPKIKTPVIHNTTINSQMFWQSNSGTQLAQNNESTRIYNYLQSNLVTRMILQIAELLPSKNISSRDNSMQ, encoded by the coding sequence ATGAGAATAAAATATTTTCATATTATATTTTTGTTTATTGCAACAATCATATTAGTTAACTGTAGTTTTCATGCACGTGGAGTTTTGGCTGATGGCAATGCAGGTAACTTTGATAGCTTAGTTGGTACTAAATTTTATATTCAAAGTAATGGATATTATAGTCTAACAAATGAACTAAGACATAATTTGATAGCTTATAAAGCGATTGTTATTAAAAATGAGGAATTGGCTGATTATATAATTAATATCCAACAGGTAAATAAAAGCTCTCAATTAACAAGTATTGTTGGAGGTGCATCTAATAATACTTATCAATTAATTTATACAATAACTTACAATTTAGTAAGACCTAAGATAAAGACTCCTGTCATACATAATACTACTATTAATTCACAAATGTTTTGGCAGTCTAACTCAGGTACACAGTTAGCTCAAAATAATGAATCAACTAGGATATATAACTATCTCCAATCAAATTTGGTTACAAGGATGATTTTACAGATAGCAGAGCTTTTACCAAGTAAGAATATATCCTCTAGAGATAATTCTATGCAATAA